In Kribbella amoyensis, the genomic stretch GAAGTCGATCCGGTTCGCCGAGGCGCCGGCGATCGGGCAGAGCATCCTCAGCACCGCCCCGACCACCCGCGGCGCCGCCGCCTATCGCGAACTGGCGGCGGCGCTGGCCTGACTTGTCCGGATCAGCGCGGGCCGGGCTGGTTCAACGTGCGCCGGGGCTGGATCAGCGGGGCCTGGGCTGGTCCGGGTGGCGCGGCAGGCCGCCGGTCCCGGGGCCCGCGGCACCGCCGGGAACCGGGCCCGCGGTGGCGGAGATCGCGGCCGGCGTCCGGCGGAGGCGGTGCCGGAAGCGCCAGAGCGGGATGCCGATCAGCGCGAACAGGATCAGGAACGGCAGCAACGCGCCGAGCGCCGTCGCGAGCGCGGAGAACGTGGCCGCGAACGCGTTCCAGCCACCTTTGAGTCCGGCAACGAACCCCTTGTCGTCCGCGGGCAGCTCGGGTGCCTTGCCCGGTTCGGCGAGGACCAGGGTGAGGGTGGCGAGCTCGGTCTGCAGTGACAGCGACTTCTGCTTGGCGAGCAACGATTCCAGGTCCGCCTCGCGCCGGGTCAGCTCGGTCTCCACCGAGACGACGTCGCCGATCGTGGTCGCCTTCGCGAGCAACGCGCGGATCCGTTCCAGGCTGGCGCGCTGGGTACTGATCCGGCTCTCCACGTCGACGACCTGCTCGGTGACGTCGCTCGACTCCTGGTGGATCGAGGTCCGCTTGCCGAGCCCGGACAGCCGCTGGATCGCCGTCTCGTACGCCGCGGTCGGCACCTTGAGGACGAGGCTCGCCCGGGTGATCCGGCCGTCGTCACCGGTGCCGCCCGAACCACCGGTGTCCTCGGACGCGACCTGGCCGCGCAGGCTCGCCGCGATCGTGATCGCCGCCTGCCGCTGCTCGTCCACCTTGTCGGTCTCGACCGTCAGCGTCCCGGTCTTGATGATCGCCCGGGTCACGGTCGGCTGCTCGGGCCGGCCCTTGTCGGTCTTCCCGTTCGTCTTCCCGCTCTCGGGCGCCGCCTGGTCCGCCGTACTCGACTCACCCTGCTGCGAAGCGGGCGCGGCGCTGTCTCCGCCCGACACCGAACTGCAACCCGCCACAAGCGCGGCCGTGGCCAGCAGTACGGCCGCCGTCGCGCCGATAGAACGCATCCTGGTCATCGCGAAACCATCCCCTCACCGACAATCCGTCGGCCCTAGGACGGCTCACCGCGGCAAGGTGTTGCAGCACCCGATCACCGTTCAGCCACGACCCGAGCACGAACCGGTCTCGCCCACCTGGTCGCCACAAAGAACAACCGCGGCGCCGACCAGGTGGTCGACGCCGCGGCGGTTCAGTACTGCTGGTTACTGCGGGGCGGTGAAGGTCGGCATGGTCGGAGCCGCGCCGGCCTCGGGTGCCGCTGGTGCTTCGGCGGACTTGCGGGCACGGGTGCGCTTGGCCGGCGCCGCCGGTGCTTCCACCTCGGCCGAGGGTGCTTCGGCCGGTGCTTCCGTGGACTTGCGGGTCCGCGTCCGCTTCGCCGGCTTCTCCTCGGCCGGAGCCTCCGCACTCGCCGCGACCGCCTTCTTCCGCGTCGCGCGCTTGGCCGGCTTCTCCACCTCGGCCGTCGCCTCCGCGACCGCCTCGGTCGGCTCAGCAGTCTTCCGCGTGCGAGTCCGCTTGGCCGGCTTCTCCTCGACCGGCGCTTCGGCAACCGCCTCAGCAGGTACCTCTGTGGTCGGCTCGGCAGTCTTCCGGGTGCGGGTCCGCTTGGCCGGCTTCTCAGCCGTCGCGTCGGTCGCAACCTCGGTCGATGCTTCGGCCGCCACCGGGGCCTCCGCCTTCGCCGCCGCCTTGCGCGTACGGGTCCGGCGAGCGGGCTTCTGCTCGGCGTCCGCCACAGCCTCGGTCACCTCAGCGACCGGCGCAGCCTCGACCGCTTCGGCGGGTGCCTCGGTCGACGCCGCGGTCTTGCGGGTCCGAGTCCGGCGAGCCGGCTTCTTCTCCGCGACCTCCGCGACCTCGGCGACCTCCGCGTCACCACCGTCGACGACAGCAGCTCGACCATCGACAACAGCCGCGCCACCGTCAGCAGGATCAGCGACAGCAGTACCGGCGTCGTCCGTCGGCTGCGGGCTGAGCGACTCCTGGCTCTCGGCCCGGTCGGCGCCGCGACGACGGCGGGTGCGCTGCCGCGGCTTGCGCTCGGTCCGGGCCTCGGCCGCTTCGGTCGAGGACTCCGCCGTCGGCGGGACCTCGGTCTTCGCGGTGACGTCGGACTCGGACTTCTGCTGCGTCTCGTCGATCGCCTGACCGCCGCGGGTGCGCCGGCGGTTCCGGTTGCGGCGCTTGCGGGGACCGCGCTCGCCGCTCTCGTCCTCGGACCGCCGGGGCGTCCGTTCGGGCTTCTCCTCGCGGACCGGCTTGACCGGCTTGATCCGGCCCTTCGCCTCGGTCGGGATGCCGAGGTCGTGGTACAGCTCCGGCGAGGTGGAGTAGATCTCCTGCGGCTCGTCGTACGGCAGGTCGAGCGCCTTGTTGATCGTCTTCCAGCGGATCACGTCCGGCCAGTCGACGAACGTCACCGCGATCCCGCTCGCACCGGCGCGGCCGGTCCGGCCGATCCGGTGGATGTAGGTCTTCTCGTCCTCGGGGCAGGTGTTGTTGATGACGTGCGTGACGCCCTCGACGTCGATCCCGCGGGCGGCGACGTCGGTACAGACCAGCACGTCGATCTTGTCGCCGCGGAACCGGGTCAGCGCCCGCTCGCGGGCCTGCTGGTTCAGGTCACCGTGGATCGCGGCGGCCTTGAACCCGCGGTCCTGCAGGTCGTCGGTGAGCCGGGACGCCTCCCGCTTGGTGCGGCAGAAGATCATCACCCGGCCGCGGTCCTCGGCCTGCAGGATCCGCGCCACCACCTCGGGCTTGTCCAGGTCGTGCGCCCGGTACACGAACTGCGCCGTGGTCGGCACCATCTGGGTGTCCTGGTGCGACTCGGCCCGGATGTTCAGCGGATGCCGCATGTGCGTGCGGGCCAGCCCGATCACGGCCGACGGCATCGTTGCCGAGAACAACATCGTCTGGCGCAGCTCGGGCGTCTTGCGCAGGATCCGCTCGACGTCGGGCAGGAAGCCGAGGTCGAGCATCTCGTCGGCCTCGTCCAGGACGAGCACCTTGATGTGGGACAGGTCGAGGACGCCGCGGTTGGCCAGGTCGAGCAGCCGGCCGGGCGTACCGACGACGACGTCGACGCCGGTCTTCAGCGCGTCCAGCTGCGGCTCGTACGCGACGCCGCCGTAGATGGTGAGGACGCGGACCGTGCGGACGGTCGACGCGGTGGTGAGGTCCTTGGCGACCTGGATGGTCAGCTCACGGGTCGGGGTGACGACCAGGGCCTGCGGCTTGCCGGGCGCGGCCAGTTCCTCGTAGTCGGCTTCGCCGGGGGAGATGGTGCGCTGCAGCAGCGGGATACCGAACCCCAGGGTCTTGCCGGTGCCGGTGCGGGC encodes the following:
- a CDS encoding DUF4349 domain-containing protein — translated: MTRMRSIGATAAVLLATAALVAGCSSVSGGDSAAPASQQGESSTADQAAPESGKTNGKTDKGRPEQPTVTRAIIKTGTLTVETDKVDEQRQAAITIAASLRGQVASEDTGGSGGTGDDGRITRASLVLKVPTAAYETAIQRLSGLGKRTSIHQESSDVTEQVVDVESRISTQRASLERIRALLAKATTIGDVVSVETELTRREADLESLLAKQKSLSLQTELATLTLVLAEPGKAPELPADDKGFVAGLKGGWNAFAATFSALATALGALLPFLILFALIGIPLWRFRHRLRRTPAAISATAGPVPGGAAGPGTGGLPRHPDQPRPR
- a CDS encoding DEAD/DEAH box helicase produces the protein MTLPVALMGTDLIGQARTGTGKTLGFGIPLLQRTISPGEADYEELAAPGKPQALVVTPTRELTIQVAKDLTTASTVRTVRVLTIYGGVAYEPQLDALKTGVDVVVGTPGRLLDLANRGVLDLSHIKVLVLDEADEMLDLGFLPDVERILRKTPELRQTMLFSATMPSAVIGLARTHMRHPLNIRAESHQDTQMVPTTAQFVYRAHDLDKPEVVARILQAEDRGRVMIFCRTKREASRLTDDLQDRGFKAAAIHGDLNQQARERALTRFRGDKIDVLVCTDVAARGIDVEGVTHVINNTCPEDEKTYIHRIGRTGRAGASGIAVTFVDWPDVIRWKTINKALDLPYDEPQEIYSTSPELYHDLGIPTEAKGRIKPVKPVREEKPERTPRRSEDESGERGPRKRRNRNRRRTRGGQAIDETQQKSESDVTAKTEVPPTAESSTEAAEARTERKPRQRTRRRRGADRAESQESLSPQPTDDAGTAVADPADGGAAVVDGRAAVVDGGDAEVAEVAEVAEKKPARRTRTRKTAASTEAPAEAVEAAPVAEVTEAVADAEQKPARRTRTRKAAAKAEAPVAAEASTEVATDATAEKPAKRTRTRKTAEPTTEVPAEAVAEAPVEEKPAKRTRTRKTAEPTEAVAEATAEVEKPAKRATRKKAVAASAEAPAEEKPAKRTRTRKSTEAPAEAPSAEVEAPAAPAKRTRARKSAEAPAAPEAGAAPTMPTFTAPQ